The following coding sequences are from one Diospyros lotus cultivar Yz01 chromosome 7, ASM1463336v1, whole genome shotgun sequence window:
- the LOC127805596 gene encoding uncharacterized protein LOC127805596, with amino-acid sequence MAVLHGWNKVTRCKAFPLSLAGQAQQWFTELPVGHIQSFEQLKKEFLEAFSTYIPKKKSAMYLMSLQQRPNEPLKQYIERFKAATQEVRDLPVGLAASALLNGTTYAPLRRSLAKTELSLMTELFARAEQFIVQMEILEAWEGKRRGRSSDVGSDKLVKMQRREEPPKMPFKSFTPLTEPRATILSSIAHTELINFPPHTNQPMGRNMDSFCKFHESPGHTTEQCRELRNQIEQLIREGKLDRFILDKPKNQQGRREESRRNNQGRSTCPRDDAPNRRKNQPPQQREGERNNSRKEEERPGAEDGNEPVMERIHVISGGENLEGDSSSSRKAYARQALHVNSVEKIQEDEDPLIFCTGRPRKCVAPPR; translated from the coding sequence ATGGCTGTACTACATGGGTGGAACAAGGTCACCAGATGCAAGGCTTTCCCTCTCTCACTAGCAGGGCAGGCTCAACAGTGGTTCACTGAGTTACCCGTCGGGCATATCCAATCGTTTGAacaattgaagaaagaatttttgGAGGCATTCTCTACTTACATTCCAAAGAAAAAGAGTGCCATGTACTTGATGAGCTTGCAACAGAGGCCAAACGAACCACTAAAACAGTACATTGAAAGGTTCAAGGCTGCAACACAAGAAGTAAGAGACCTCCCAGTAGGCCTTGCTGCGTCCGCCTTGCTTAATGGAACTACCTACGCCCCGCTCAGAAGATCCCTAGCCAAAACCGAACTAAGCTTAATGACTGAGTTATTTGCCCGAGCCGAGCAGTTTAttgtccaaatggaaattttggaagcGTGGGAAGGTAAAAGAAGAGGAAGGTCAAGCGATGTTGGGTCAGACAAATTAGTGAAGATGCAGAGAAGAGAGGAGCCTCCCAAGATGCCATTCAAGAGCTTCACACCCCTTACTGAGCCAAGGGCCACCATCCTTTCCTCCATTGCACATACCGAGCTCATCAATTTTCCGCCGCACACCAACCAGCCAATGGGTAGGAACATGGACTCCTTCTGTAAATTTCACGAGTCCCCAGGGCATACCACAGAACAGTGCCGAGAACTACGAAATCAAATTGAGCAGCTAATTAGGGAGGGGAAGTTAGATCGATTCATATTGGATAAACCAAAGAACCAGCAAGGCAGGAGGGAAGAATCCAGAAGAAACAACCAGGGAAGATCCACATGCCCGAGGGATGACGCCCCAAATAGAAGAAAGAACCAACCACCCCAAcaaagagaaggagaaagaaacaactcgaggaaggaggaagaaagacCTGGTGCAGAAGATGGAAATGAACCCGTTATGGAAAGGATACATGTAATTTCGGGAGGAGAAAACTTGGAAGGagactcctcctcctccaggAAGGCATATGCGCGCCAGGCCTTACACGTTAATTCAGTGGAGAAGATCCAAGAAGACGAGGACCCCCTCATTTTTTGCACTGGAAGACCAAGGAAGTGTGTTGCTCCCCCACGATGA